A single window of Agromyces aureus DNA harbors:
- a CDS encoding TIGR03364 family FAD-dependent oxidoreductase, with protein sequence MSRGAGVEQFDVAVVGSGVIGLGAALAAVARGLRVVVIERGSEPTGASIRNFGHLCFTPQHGLAREFGSTSREIWLKLAVDAGVWVREAGTLIAARRDDEFAVLAEFADARGAEVELLTAAETDARLPIAPGVAVGGAFLPRDLQANPRQALGAITAHLARMGVEFRHRTAVGAVRSGRVETSRGPIDADEIVVAANHDLDLLYPDLAERHGIERCGLDMLRVAANLTAPLASPLLTGWSLVRYGGFAATGAAGALKRRLHAEEPMLAALDLNQMYTQLPDGSLIVGDTHYRGTSIAPFQPEAAFEALLDVTRELFGLSEVRVLERWQGVYASGPSDFLIERPEPGVSVIAATTGIGMTTGLGLAEHVVAGITGERATITAPKGTA encoded by the coding sequence TTGAGCCGGGGTGCAGGCGTCGAGCAGTTCGACGTCGCCGTCGTGGGCTCGGGAGTCATCGGACTCGGAGCCGCGCTCGCCGCGGTCGCGCGCGGGCTGCGGGTCGTGGTGATCGAGCGCGGCAGCGAGCCGACCGGCGCCTCGATCCGCAACTTCGGCCATCTCTGCTTCACGCCGCAGCACGGCCTCGCCCGCGAGTTCGGTTCGACCTCGCGCGAGATCTGGTTGAAGCTGGCCGTCGACGCCGGGGTCTGGGTGCGCGAGGCGGGAACGCTGATCGCCGCCCGTCGCGACGACGAGTTCGCCGTTCTCGCGGAGTTCGCCGACGCGCGCGGCGCCGAGGTCGAGCTGCTCACGGCCGCCGAGACGGATGCGCGCCTGCCGATCGCGCCCGGCGTCGCCGTGGGCGGGGCCTTCCTGCCCCGCGACCTGCAGGCGAACCCGAGGCAGGCGCTCGGCGCGATCACCGCGCACCTGGCCCGCATGGGCGTCGAGTTCCGCCACCGCACGGCCGTCGGCGCCGTGCGTTCCGGCCGCGTCGAGACGAGCCGCGGCCCGATCGACGCCGACGAGATCGTCGTGGCGGCCAACCACGACCTCGACCTGCTCTACCCCGACCTCGCCGAACGGCACGGCATCGAGCGATGCGGGCTCGACATGCTGCGCGTCGCGGCCAACCTGACCGCGCCGCTCGCGTCGCCGCTGCTCACCGGCTGGTCGCTCGTGCGCTACGGAGGCTTCGCCGCGACCGGGGCTGCGGGCGCCCTGAAGCGGCGCCTCCACGCCGAGGAGCCGATGCTCGCCGCGCTCGATCTCAACCAGATGTACACGCAACTGCCCGACGGGTCGCTCATCGTCGGCGACACGCACTACCGGGGCACGTCGATCGCGCCGTTCCAGCCCGAGGCGGCCTTCGAGGCGCTCCTCGACGTCACGCGCGAACTCTTCGGCCTCAGCGAGGTGCGGGTGCTCGAGCGTTGGCAGGGCGTGTACGCGAGCGGCCCCTCCGACTTCCTCATCGAACGACCCGAGCCCGGCGTCAGCGTCATCGCGGCGACCACGGGCATCGGCATGACCACCGGCCTCGGGCTCGCCGAGCACGTCGTGGCCGGAATCACCGGCGAACGCGCCACCATCACCGCTCCGAAAGGCACCGCATGA
- the phnC gene encoding phosphonate ABC transporter ATP-binding protein: protein MSQTPVIDIEGLTKEYGRTVALRDVALRVEPGEIVVLLGLSGSGKSTLLRQVVGLEAPTSGRVRVLGEEVPSLTGRRLRALRSRVGFVFQQFELVPSLTVLENVLTGALAELRGPRLGLWAYPRRLKLVALGHLDRVGLLDRAYQRADTLSGGQQQRVAIARALMQNPEILLADEPVASLDPESSDQVMALIREIAMDAGLTVVCSLHQVDLALSWGDRIVGLRHGEVVLDTPASGLSKTQVMEVYGRVATSTGELQAIDTELAAAVQLGSAAHS, encoded by the coding sequence ATGAGCCAGACACCCGTCATCGACATCGAAGGACTCACCAAGGAGTACGGACGCACCGTCGCACTGCGCGACGTCGCCCTCCGGGTGGAACCCGGCGAGATCGTCGTGCTGCTCGGACTCTCGGGCTCGGGCAAGTCGACCCTGTTGCGGCAGGTCGTCGGACTCGAGGCTCCCACCTCGGGCCGGGTCCGCGTGCTCGGCGAGGAGGTGCCGTCCCTCACGGGTCGGCGCCTCCGCGCCCTGCGCAGCCGCGTCGGCTTCGTCTTCCAGCAGTTCGAGCTCGTGCCGTCGCTGACGGTGCTCGAGAACGTGCTCACGGGGGCGCTCGCCGAGCTCCGCGGCCCACGACTCGGGCTGTGGGCGTACCCGCGTCGCCTCAAGCTCGTGGCGCTCGGCCACCTCGACCGGGTCGGCCTCCTCGACCGCGCCTACCAGCGCGCCGACACCCTCTCCGGTGGGCAGCAGCAGCGCGTCGCCATCGCCCGCGCACTCATGCAGAACCCCGAGATCCTGCTCGCCGACGAGCCGGTGGCCTCGCTCGACCCCGAGTCGAGCGACCAGGTCATGGCGCTCATCCGCGAGATCGCGATGGACGCGGGCCTCACCGTCGTCTGCAGCCTGCACCAGGTCGACCTCGCACTCTCGTGGGGCGACCGCATCGTCGGCCTCCGCCACGGCGAGGTCGTGCTCGACACCCCGGCATCCGGGCTCTCGAAGACCCAGGTCATGGAGGTCTACGGCCGCGTCGCAACCTCGACCGGCGAACTGCAGGCCATCGACACCGAGCTCGCCGCTGCGGTGCAGCTGGGCTCGGCGGCGCACTCATGA
- a CDS encoding M23 family metallopeptidase — translation MPRAARPSVGATSRLIVAALLGITAFPLAIAVPAVTAAPSSAIAGDPQRLSVADEVSVAVPSRDGFAVTTGEELRAAESARVAAERAILAAANMRTASTFVNDPTSDVQWPFPVGVPITDRFGPRAAPCSGCSTMHKGLDLTPGTGTPITAVAAGTVIEATSSDAGLGVSARIEHVIDGRRYVSVYAHMQFGSLQVSEGERVEVGQPIGAVGDSGQSTGPHLHLEIWQDASTPIDPYEWLTAMVGRKS, via the coding sequence ATGCCGCGCGCAGCCCGCCCGAGCGTCGGCGCCACCTCCCGCCTGATCGTCGCTGCGCTGCTCGGCATCACCGCATTCCCGCTCGCGATCGCCGTTCCGGCCGTCACCGCAGCGCCCTCCTCGGCGATCGCCGGGGACCCGCAGCGCCTGAGCGTCGCCGACGAGGTGTCGGTCGCCGTGCCGAGCCGCGACGGATTCGCCGTGACGACCGGCGAGGAGCTCCGGGCAGCGGAGTCGGCTCGCGTCGCGGCAGAACGGGCGATCCTCGCCGCCGCGAACATGCGCACCGCGTCCACGTTCGTCAACGATCCGACCTCCGACGTCCAGTGGCCATTCCCGGTCGGTGTGCCGATCACCGACCGGTTCGGACCGCGCGCTGCTCCGTGCAGCGGCTGCTCCACGATGCACAAAGGCCTCGACCTGACGCCCGGCACGGGCACGCCGATCACGGCGGTCGCCGCCGGCACCGTCATCGAGGCGACCTCGTCCGACGCCGGGCTCGGCGTCTCGGCCCGCATCGAGCACGTCATCGACGGCCGCCGCTACGTGAGCGTCTACGCCCACATGCAGTTCGGCTCGCTCCAGGTCTCGGAGGGCGAACGGGTCGAGGTCGGGCAGCCGATCGGCGCCGTCGGCGACTCCGGCCAGAGCACCGGACCGCACCTCCACCTCGAGATCTGGCAGGACGCCTCCACCCCGATCGACCCGTACGAATGGCTGACCGCGATGGTCGGCAGGAAGAGCTGA
- a CDS encoding Fur family transcriptional regulator: protein METTLDTALRNAGLKATAGRVAVLDALASMPHSDAEQVYRAVSGDLPSTSIQSVHNILADLTGAGLIRRIEPAGSAALYERRIDDNHHHVVCSVCGAVADVDCVVGHAPCLAPSSASGFSVQTAEVTFWGLCPGCQAAAAAAAVAIPHPTPAE, encoded by the coding sequence ATGGAGACGACGCTCGACACGGCATTGCGCAATGCCGGGTTGAAGGCGACCGCAGGCCGGGTCGCCGTGCTCGACGCGCTCGCCTCCATGCCGCACTCGGATGCCGAGCAGGTCTACCGGGCCGTCTCCGGCGACTTGCCCAGCACGTCGATCCAGTCGGTGCACAACATCCTCGCCGACCTCACGGGGGCGGGGCTGATCCGTCGCATCGAGCCGGCCGGGTCCGCCGCGCTCTACGAGCGCCGCATCGACGACAACCATCACCACGTCGTCTGCTCCGTCTGCGGAGCGGTCGCCGACGTCGACTGCGTGGTCGGCCATGCGCCGTGCCTCGCGCCCTCGTCGGCCTCCGGCTTCAGCGTGCAGACCGCCGAGGTGACGTTCTGGGGCCTGTGCCCCGGCTGTCAGGCGGCGGCCGCTGCCGCAGCGGTGGCCATCCCGCATCCGACGCCCGCCGAGTAA
- a CDS encoding catalase encodes MHENLHESYPTTPTTGATTTQTGTPVASDAHSLTAGADGATALHDRYLVEKLAQFNRERIPERIVHAKGGGAFGELVVTEDVSAYTRAAVFQPGATSEMLLRFSSVAGEMGSPDTWRDVRGFALKFYTTEGNLDIVGNNTPVFFIRDAIKFPDFIHSQKRLPGSGLRDADMQWDFWTLSPESAHQVTYLMGDRGLPKSWRHVNGYGSHTYQWINAEGERFWVKYHFKARQGVENIDGIEAEAIAGADADFYRRDLYEAIERGEFPTWDVKVQVMPYADAAGYRFNPFDLTKVWPHSDYPLIPVGHFTLNRNPQNHFAEIEQAAFSPANQVPGTDISPDKMLMARVFSYPDAQRYRVGTNYNQIPVNAPHAAPVHNYSQDGAQRHGFNAPTAPVYAPNSFGGPVADPTRAGEGSWESDGELVRAAATLHAEDSDFGQAGTLYREVFDDAARERFLTTITGAVGGVTRPDIRERAIAYWAAVDAELGAALRAALTAGFDEAAEAAVEPVGTPS; translated from the coding sequence ATGCACGAGAACCTGCACGAGTCCTACCCGACCACGCCGACGACCGGCGCCACGACCACGCAGACCGGTACCCCGGTCGCGAGCGACGCGCACTCGCTCACCGCGGGAGCCGACGGCGCCACCGCGCTGCACGACCGCTACCTCGTCGAGAAGCTCGCCCAGTTCAACCGCGAGCGCATCCCGGAGCGCATCGTGCACGCCAAGGGCGGCGGCGCGTTCGGCGAGCTCGTCGTGACCGAGGACGTCTCGGCCTACACGCGCGCGGCCGTGTTCCAGCCGGGTGCGACGAGCGAGATGCTGCTGCGCTTCTCATCGGTCGCCGGCGAGATGGGTTCGCCCGACACGTGGCGCGACGTGCGCGGCTTCGCCCTGAAGTTCTACACGACCGAGGGCAACCTCGACATCGTCGGCAACAACACCCCGGTGTTCTTCATCCGCGACGCGATCAAGTTCCCCGACTTCATCCACTCGCAGAAGCGCCTGCCGGGCTCGGGCCTCCGCGACGCCGACATGCAGTGGGACTTCTGGACCCTCTCGCCCGAGTCGGCCCACCAGGTCACCTACCTCATGGGCGACCGCGGCCTGCCGAAGTCGTGGCGCCACGTCAACGGCTACGGCTCGCACACCTACCAGTGGATCAACGCCGAGGGCGAGCGCTTCTGGGTGAAGTACCACTTCAAGGCGCGTCAGGGCGTCGAGAACATCGACGGCATCGAGGCCGAGGCCATCGCCGGTGCCGACGCCGACTTCTACCGCCGCGACCTCTACGAGGCGATCGAGCGCGGCGAGTTCCCGACGTGGGACGTCAAGGTGCAGGTCATGCCCTACGCCGACGCCGCCGGGTACCGCTTCAACCCGTTCGACCTCACGAAGGTGTGGCCGCACAGCGACTACCCGCTGATCCCGGTCGGCCACTTCACCCTGAACCGCAACCCGCAGAACCACTTCGCCGAGATCGAGCAGGCCGCGTTCTCGCCCGCGAACCAGGTGCCCGGCACCGACATCAGCCCCGACAAGATGCTCATGGCGCGCGTGTTCAGCTACCCCGACGCGCAGCGCTACCGCGTCGGCACGAACTACAACCAGATCCCGGTGAACGCCCCGCACGCCGCGCCGGTGCACAACTACTCGCAGGACGGCGCCCAGCGTCACGGCTTCAACGCGCCCACGGCCCCGGTCTACGCGCCGAACAGCTTCGGCGGTCCGGTCGCCGACCCGACCCGCGCGGGCGAGGGCTCGTGGGAGTCCGACGGCGAGCTCGTGCGCGCCGCCGCGACCCTGCACGCCGAGGACAGCGACTTCGGCCAGGCCGGCACGCTCTACCGCGAGGTCTTCGACGACGCGGCGCGCGAACGGTTCCTCACGACCATCACGGGCGCCGTCGGCGGCGTGACGCGCCCCGACATCCGCGAGCGCGCCATCGCCTACTGGGCCGCGGTCGACGCCGAACTCGGTGCCGCACTGCGGGCTGCGCTGACGGCCGGGTTCGACGAGGCGGCCGAGGCCGCGGTCGAGCCGGTCGGCACCCCGAGCTAG
- a CDS encoding phosphate/phosphite/phosphonate ABC transporter substrate-binding protein → MSTRFTRSLLALVGVGALAVTLAACSSTAEAGTSTSGDTGSFAVDENTLVFGVVPDSVDTETNYQPLMDYIAQETGKTVEYHESTDYAALIEAAVAGKIDVASFSGFTYVTAKNNGAAITPVSSIITAEGQEPGYYSQAIVPKGSDITDLAGFEGKKVCFVDPSSTSGYLFPSYNLLEEGIDPETDVTPVFAGKHDVSVTKVGEGVECDAGFAEDSEVEKSDKVTVVAETMVPGAPIVVSDTLPDELKAQLTEILGQVTIDDIIASGIESADSDGFRSVFFATSPVDDAYYDTIRDICEKTEAEQCQG, encoded by the coding sequence ATGTCCACGCGCTTCACCCGCTCCCTCCTCGCCCTCGTCGGCGTGGGAGCGCTCGCCGTCACCCTCGCCGCGTGCTCCAGCACCGCTGAAGCCGGCACCAGCACGTCAGGAGACACCGGCTCGTTCGCCGTCGACGAGAACACGCTCGTGTTCGGCGTCGTTCCCGACTCGGTCGACACCGAGACCAACTACCAGCCGCTCATGGACTACATCGCCCAGGAGACCGGCAAGACCGTCGAGTACCACGAGTCGACCGACTACGCCGCGCTCATCGAGGCCGCGGTCGCCGGCAAGATCGACGTCGCCTCGTTCTCGGGGTTCACCTACGTCACCGCGAAGAACAACGGTGCGGCGATCACGCCCGTCTCGTCGATCATCACGGCCGAGGGCCAGGAGCCCGGGTACTACTCGCAGGCGATCGTGCCCAAGGGCAGCGACATCACCGACCTCGCCGGCTTCGAGGGCAAGAAGGTCTGCTTCGTCGACCCGTCGTCGACCTCGGGCTACCTCTTCCCGTCGTACAACCTCCTCGAAGAGGGCATCGACCCCGAGACCGACGTCACGCCGGTCTTCGCCGGCAAGCACGACGTCTCGGTGACCAAGGTCGGCGAGGGCGTCGAGTGCGACGCCGGCTTCGCCGAGGACAGCGAGGTCGAGAAGAGCGACAAGGTCACCGTCGTCGCCGAGACGATGGTCCCCGGCGCCCCGATCGTCGTCTCGGACACGCTTCCCGACGAGCTCAAGGCGCAGCTGACCGAGATCCTCGGCCAGGTCACGATCGACGACATCATCGCCTCGGGCATCGAGTCGGCCGACTCCGACGGGTTCCGCAGCGTGTTCTTCGCGACCTCGCCGGTCGACGACGCGTACTACGACACCATCCGCGACATCTGCGAGAAGACCGAAGCGGAGCAGTGCCAGGGCTGA
- a CDS encoding PhnE/PtxC family ABC transporter permease produces the protein MTTITPARPSPTSAPESSVAARAPKRPVSAERIAAGTTLVALVAVAVFALMESGISITGMIESWGHAERFFARVGTIEFPEFGELLHLTGLTVGLVLCGTLFAAVVSVPVAYLAASNTTPGAGWQAFGRFVTVLTRAIPDVVLAMVFVLMFSIGTLPGILAIGIHSIGMISKLFADAIEQIDEGPRRAIRAAGGSRLQEFTSGILPQVLPSWVATVLHRNDINLRGSVVLGYVGVAGLGLEMSYAFKSLNYSLGLGIALVMFALCVVMEIVSSVVRKAMLGVAPTGRGLGDRVVRGVANARDRRSAGTASGRADAAASVGRADAAGAASGSGRAAASDLEAALRRPWTGARVRNTAWGWIAVLVVVGSVVICEIQWSDLLTFWAKVPAIAVQFWPPNFGNYDAATMFGAMGTTIGIALAATLLSFAFSVVIGSLAARNVAPNGTVRGSMRLLLVIIRGVPEVILAIVLIVITGLGSQAGTIALAFGGIGLLGKLIADSFEEVKAGPERALKATGVTRGQVYASATLPQGKRALIGHSFYLLDTNIRAATILGIVGGGGVGYYLLNAGQGSNYAVVTAIVLMILATVLIVEGLAVWMRRVFR, from the coding sequence ATGACCACCATCACCCCGGCGCGACCGTCGCCGACCTCCGCGCCCGAGTCGTCGGTCGCGGCCCGCGCACCCAAGCGTCCCGTTTCGGCCGAGCGCATCGCCGCCGGAACCACGCTCGTCGCGCTCGTCGCCGTCGCCGTCTTCGCGCTCATGGAGTCGGGCATCTCGATCACGGGCATGATCGAGAGCTGGGGCCACGCCGAGCGCTTCTTCGCCCGCGTCGGCACCATCGAGTTCCCCGAGTTCGGCGAGCTGCTGCACCTCACCGGTCTCACCGTCGGACTCGTGCTCTGCGGCACGCTCTTCGCCGCCGTCGTCTCGGTGCCGGTCGCCTACCTCGCCGCGTCGAACACCACGCCCGGCGCAGGCTGGCAGGCCTTCGGGCGATTCGTCACCGTGCTCACCCGGGCGATCCCCGACGTCGTGCTCGCGATGGTCTTCGTGCTCATGTTCTCGATCGGCACGCTGCCCGGCATCCTCGCGATCGGCATCCACTCCATCGGCATGATCTCCAAGCTCTTCGCCGATGCGATCGAGCAGATCGACGAGGGCCCGCGCCGCGCCATCCGTGCTGCCGGCGGGTCGAGGCTGCAGGAGTTCACGAGCGGCATCCTGCCCCAGGTGCTGCCCTCGTGGGTCGCGACCGTGCTGCACCGCAACGACATCAACCTGCGCGGCTCGGTCGTGCTCGGCTACGTCGGCGTCGCCGGTCTCGGCCTCGAGATGAGCTACGCCTTCAAGTCGCTGAACTACTCGCTCGGCCTCGGCATCGCGCTCGTCATGTTCGCGCTCTGCGTGGTCATGGAGATCGTCTCGAGCGTCGTGCGCAAGGCCATGCTCGGCGTCGCACCCACGGGGCGCGGGCTCGGCGACCGGGTCGTGCGCGGCGTCGCGAACGCCCGCGACCGCCGTTCGGCAGGCACTGCGAGCGGGCGTGCGGATGCCGCGGCGAGCGTCGGGCGTGCGGATGCCGCGGGGGCGGCCTCCGGTTCCGGCCGTGCCGCGGCATCCGACCTCGAAGCAGCACTCCGCCGACCGTGGACCGGTGCCCGCGTGCGCAACACCGCCTGGGGGTGGATCGCGGTACTCGTCGTCGTCGGCAGCGTCGTCATCTGCGAGATCCAGTGGAGCGACCTGCTGACGTTCTGGGCGAAGGTGCCCGCGATCGCCGTGCAGTTCTGGCCGCCGAACTTCGGCAACTACGACGCCGCGACGATGTTCGGGGCCATGGGCACCACGATCGGCATCGCGCTCGCCGCGACGCTGCTCTCGTTCGCCTTCTCAGTCGTCATCGGCTCGCTGGCCGCACGCAACGTCGCGCCGAACGGCACCGTTCGCGGGTCGATGCGACTGCTGCTCGTGATCATCCGCGGCGTGCCGGAGGTGATCCTCGCCATCGTGCTCATCGTCATCACCGGCCTCGGAAGCCAGGCCGGCACCATCGCACTCGCCTTCGGCGGCATCGGACTGCTCGGCAAGCTCATCGCCGACTCGTTCGAAGAGGTGAAAGCCGGCCCCGAACGCGCGCTCAAGGCGACCGGCGTCACGCGCGGCCAGGTCTACGCGTCAGCCACGCTGCCGCAGGGCAAGCGCGCGCTGATCGGGCACAGCTTCTACCTGCTCGACACGAACATCCGTGCGGCGACCATCCTCGGCATCGTGGGCGGCGGCGGCGTCGGCTACTACCTGCTGAACGCCGGCCAGGGTTCGAATTACGCGGTCGTCACCGCGATCGTGCTGATGATCCTCGCCACGGTGCTCATCGTCGAGGGACTCGCCGTCTGGATGCGGCGGGTGTTCCGTTGA
- a CDS encoding DsbA family protein produces the protein MAEPTTTNPAGPGRSRRLLWINLAAIGGLILITVVALLAMTGANTSAAPASQDPATAEVVRPDSHVLGEPGRGNAVLVEFLDFECEACGAAYPFVESLRERYDGEVTFVTRYFPIEAHQNAMNAAIAAEAAARQSAFVEMYRMLFETQAQWGEQSESKAPLFRQFAQGLGLDLAQYDRDVADPTTEERVRADQAEGTALGVQGTPTFFLNGERLELVSADDLTDAIDAALAEG, from the coding sequence ATGGCCGAACCCACCACCACCAACCCGGCCGGGCCCGGTCGCTCGCGCCGCCTGCTCTGGATCAACCTGGCCGCCATCGGCGGGCTCATCCTGATCACCGTGGTCGCGCTGCTCGCGATGACGGGTGCGAACACCAGCGCGGCCCCCGCCTCGCAGGACCCGGCGACCGCCGAGGTCGTGCGCCCCGACAGTCACGTGCTGGGCGAGCCCGGCCGCGGCAATGCGGTGCTCGTGGAGTTCCTCGACTTCGAGTGCGAGGCGTGCGGTGCCGCCTACCCGTTCGTCGAGTCGCTGCGCGAACGCTACGACGGCGAGGTGACCTTCGTGACCCGATACTTCCCGATCGAGGCGCACCAGAACGCCATGAACGCCGCGATCGCCGCGGAGGCCGCCGCCCGTCAGAGCGCGTTCGTCGAGATGTACCGCATGCTGTTCGAGACGCAGGCCCAGTGGGGCGAGCAGTCGGAGTCGAAGGCGCCGCTCTTCCGCCAGTTCGCCCAGGGGCTCGGACTCGACCTCGCCCAGTACGACCGCGACGTCGCCGACCCGACCACCGAGGAGCGCGTGCGCGCCGATCAGGCCGAGGGCACGGCGCTCGGCGTGCAGGGCACGCCGACCTTCTTCCTCAACGGCGAGCGCCTCGAGCTCGTCTCGGCCGACGACCTCACCGACGCGATCGACGCGGCCCTCGCCGAGGGCTGA
- a CDS encoding phosphonatase-like hydrolase, which produces MTTETISARDDATREVSEVPERRALGAVELVVLDMAGTTVIDDGAVEQAFALAAERSGIATGDAFERSLQYVRDTMGQSKIEVFRVLADGDEAAAQRANAAFEDAYAEIVVRDGVAEVEGAADVIGELRAAGASVTFTTGFAPTTRDALLDALGWHDLADLALSPVDAGRGRPFPDLPLTALLRTGATSVASMVVVGDTRSDIQTGTRAGAGLVVGVLTGAHDRAALLDAGADVVIESVRDLPALLGLRGE; this is translated from the coding sequence ATGACCACCGAAACGATCTCCGCACGCGACGACGCGACCCGTGAGGTCTCAGAAGTTCCCGAGCGCCGCGCCCTGGGAGCCGTCGAGCTCGTCGTGCTCGACATGGCCGGCACGACCGTCATCGATGACGGCGCCGTCGAGCAGGCGTTCGCCCTCGCCGCCGAGCGCAGCGGCATCGCGACCGGTGACGCGTTCGAGCGTTCGCTGCAGTATGTTCGCGACACCATGGGGCAGTCGAAGATCGAGGTCTTCCGCGTGCTCGCCGACGGCGACGAGGCCGCCGCCCAGCGCGCCAACGCGGCGTTCGAGGACGCCTACGCCGAGATCGTCGTGCGCGACGGCGTGGCCGAGGTCGAGGGTGCCGCCGACGTGATCGGCGAGCTGCGGGCCGCCGGGGCATCCGTCACCTTCACGACCGGCTTCGCCCCGACCACGCGCGATGCGCTGCTCGACGCGCTCGGCTGGCACGACCTCGCCGATCTGGCGCTCTCGCCGGTCGACGCCGGCCGAGGCCGCCCCTTCCCCGACCTGCCGCTCACGGCCCTGCTGCGCACGGGCGCGACGAGCGTCGCCTCGATGGTCGTCGTGGGCGACACCCGGAGCGACATCCAGACCGGCACCCGTGCCGGCGCGGGCCTCGTGGTCGGCGTGCTCACCGGCGCGCACGATCGAGCCGCACTGCTCGACGCGGGTGCCGACGTCGTGATCGAGAGCGTGCGCGACCTGCCCGCGCTGCTCGGCCTGCGCGGCGAGTGA
- a CDS encoding alcohol dehydrogenase catalytic domain-containing protein translates to MTLTLPAGLDVNVSPSPVAMVWNEPGSPHESVATPGIRLAPGDALVQVEYATVCGSDVHTVRGDRSAPSPLVLGHEQVGRVVALGDGATRADGSALELGDRVVWSVAVSCGSCDRCERGLQQKCRSLAKYGHERISRGWELTGGFATHVHVRAGSSIVVVDDALPAEVAAAASCATATAVAALEAASATVELDGALLLITGGGMVGLTAAAMAVEAGAEVILSDPDASRRALARRLGAIASDPRAKKGAAEHLDEVLAVRAQRGLVEILVAIEASGAGAAVETVIKRIGIGGVVVLVGSVSPGPAVALDAESIVRRLVTLKGVHNYSPSQLVRAVEFLERAHRTVPLARLVGATYPLDELDRALEDAASGVHVRVGVAPPTGPAR, encoded by the coding sequence ATGACGCTCACGCTTCCGGCTGGGCTCGACGTGAACGTGTCGCCCTCGCCCGTCGCGATGGTGTGGAACGAGCCCGGCTCGCCGCATGAATCGGTGGCGACGCCCGGTATTCGGCTGGCGCCCGGCGATGCGCTCGTGCAGGTGGAGTACGCCACCGTCTGCGGCTCCGACGTGCACACGGTGCGCGGCGACCGCTCGGCCCCCTCGCCGCTCGTGCTCGGCCACGAGCAGGTCGGTCGCGTGGTGGCGCTGGGCGACGGCGCGACGCGCGCCGACGGCAGTGCGCTCGAACTCGGCGACCGCGTCGTCTGGTCGGTCGCCGTGAGCTGCGGTTCGTGCGACCGGTGCGAGCGCGGCCTGCAGCAGAAGTGCCGCTCGCTCGCGAAATACGGCCACGAGCGCATCTCGCGCGGCTGGGAGCTCACGGGCGGCTTCGCGACGCACGTGCACGTTCGCGCGGGCTCGTCGATCGTGGTCGTCGACGACGCGCTCCCCGCCGAGGTCGCCGCGGCCGCCTCGTGCGCCACCGCGACCGCCGTCGCCGCCCTCGAAGCGGCCTCGGCGACCGTCGAGCTCGACGGAGCGCTGCTGCTCATCACCGGCGGCGGCATGGTCGGGCTCACCGCCGCGGCGATGGCCGTCGAAGCCGGAGCGGAGGTGATCCTCTCCGACCCCGATGCGAGTCGCCGGGCCCTGGCTCGACGCCTCGGTGCGATCGCCTCCGACCCCAGGGCGAAGAAGGGTGCTGCCGAGCACCTCGACGAGGTGCTGGCCGTCCGCGCGCAGCGAGGGCTCGTCGAGATCCTCGTCGCGATCGAGGCATCCGGTGCGGGTGCCGCCGTCGAGACGGTGATCAAGCGGATCGGCATCGGTGGAGTCGTCGTGCTCGTCGGCAGCGTCTCGCCAGGACCCGCCGTCGCGCTCGACGCCGAATCGATCGTGCGACGACTCGTGACCCTCAAGGGCGTGCACAACTACTCGCCGTCGCAATTGGTGCGGGCCGTGGAGTTCCTCGAGCGCGCGCACCGCACGGTGCCGCTCGCGCGGCTCGTCGGCGCGACCTACCCGCTCGACGAGCTGGATCGCGCGCTCGAGGATGCGGCTTCGGGAGTTCATGTGCGGGTGGGCGTGGCGCCGCCGACGGGTCCGGCGCGCTGA